A region from the Nocardioides coralli genome encodes:
- a CDS encoding phage tail protein, whose translation MSDPFVGEIRLFGFTFAPRGWALCHGQLLPITQHTALFSLLGTLYGGDGRTTFALPDLRGRTVVGSGQGPGLANHRQGAAGGAEAVALTIDQLPAHRHEVTASRRRGRSRNPAGRFLARSRRGRLYDAQHAETMHVEMITEVGGGLPHDNLPPYLPLSWCIALEGIFPSRS comes from the coding sequence ATGAGCGATCCGTTCGTGGGCGAGATCCGGCTGTTCGGCTTCACCTTCGCGCCCCGCGGCTGGGCCCTCTGCCACGGCCAGCTGCTCCCGATCACGCAGCACACGGCCCTGTTCAGCCTGCTCGGCACCCTCTACGGCGGCGACGGGCGCACCACCTTCGCGCTGCCCGACCTGCGGGGGCGGACCGTGGTCGGGTCAGGCCAGGGGCCCGGGCTCGCGAACCACCGGCAGGGCGCGGCCGGTGGGGCGGAGGCCGTCGCCCTCACGATCGACCAGCTGCCGGCACACCGCCACGAGGTGACTGCCTCGCGACGCCGCGGCAGGTCCCGCAACCCCGCGGGCCGGTTCCTGGCGCGGTCGCGCCGCGGCCGGCTGTACGACGCGCAGCACGCGGAGACGATGCACGTCGAGATGATCACCGAGGTCGGCGGGGGCCTGCCGCACGACAACCTGCCGCCGTACCTGCCGCTGAGCTGGTGCATCGCCTTGGAAGGGATCTTCCCCTCCCGGAGCTGA